In Saccharothrix syringae, the following are encoded in one genomic region:
- a CDS encoding L-rhamnose mutarotase — translation MRRVCFLLRVRPERMAEYRERHREVWPEMRRALRETGWGNYTLFLADDGLLVGYLETPDWDAARRGMRDREVNDRWQAEMAEFFTALDGRDPDEAMRPLTEVFHLD, via the coding sequence GTGCGACGTGTGTGCTTCCTGCTGCGGGTCCGCCCCGAGCGGATGGCCGAGTACCGCGAACGGCACCGCGAGGTGTGGCCGGAGATGCGACGGGCGCTGCGGGAGACCGGCTGGGGCAACTACACCCTCTTCCTGGCCGACGACGGCCTGCTCGTCGGCTACCTGGAAACCCCCGACTGGGACGCCGCCCGGCGCGGCATGCGCGACCGCGAGGTCAACGACCGGTGGCAGGCCGAGATGGCCGAGTTCTTCACCGCCCTCGACGGCCGGGACCCCGACGAGGCCATGCGCCCCCTGACCGAGGTCTTCCACCTGGACTGA
- a CDS encoding ATP-binding protein: MPAAPGQPDDPGPAVRDGGPQVEVRNAVSGDAGSVVQVGVVHGDVHLHAPSPPSAPVVPRQLPAAPGVFAGRVVELAALDRVLGGDSDVPVAAGRSVAGKSAAAGGPAGRSVVISAIGGAGGIGKTCLALTWAHRNLDRFPDGQLFVDLHGFSPTGQPTDPADAVRGFLTALGADPDGLPADLDALAGSYRGLVAGRRVLVVLDNAATADQVVPLLPGTPTCTVLVTGRTTLPSLIDRYGARHLHLDVLTPAEARTLLAARLGGRLTDDTVTDDLVELCGRHPLALAITARHAATHPRVPLAELAAELRDLGLEALDHDTDPAASLPAVLSWSLRRLTDEQRRVFALLGTAPGPDIDLPAATSLTGLPPARTRKALHTLEDASLLDRRPHGRYAMHDLVRAYAATTAHDLPEPVRRAALDRVVDHYLHTSHTAEHLLQPHRPPIRLAPPAPGTDPEPLPDHAAALTWLDTHHPHLLAAQRTAAAHHRHQTVWHLAWTLYTFQRRRGHRHDALAVWRTAVEAAERLPDPVARIRSHRLLGDAHADLGQHERAIGHLHRALELAEHHHDPLEQALTHHILAPVWGRSGDDRRALEHSRRALECYRAVGRPAWVASALNLVGWYAARLGDHDTARDHCRAALALHRRHRYPEGEAATLDSLGYVEHLTGHHRRAVDHYRRALALYRTLGNAAETATTLDNLGHPLAALGRPDRARAAWREALELLRQQGRDAEAERVRRQLDDLGPAPGEDGRDDG, translated from the coding sequence GTGCCTGCCGCGCCCGGGCAACCCGACGACCCGGGGCCCGCCGTCCGCGACGGCGGGCCCCAGGTCGAGGTCCGCAACGCGGTCTCCGGTGACGCGGGCTCGGTGGTGCAGGTCGGGGTGGTGCACGGTGACGTGCACCTGCACGCGCCCTCGCCGCCGTCCGCGCCGGTGGTGCCGCGACAACTGCCCGCCGCGCCGGGGGTGTTCGCCGGGCGGGTGGTGGAGCTGGCCGCGCTGGACCGCGTCCTGGGCGGTGACTCGGACGTTCCGGTGGCGGCGGGCAGGTCGGTGGCGGGGAAGTCCGCGGCGGCGGGTGGTCCGGCCGGCAGGTCGGTGGTGATCTCGGCGATCGGCGGTGCCGGCGGGATCGGCAAGACCTGCCTCGCCCTGACCTGGGCCCACCGCAACCTCGACCGCTTCCCGGACGGCCAGCTGTTCGTCGACCTGCACGGCTTCAGCCCCACCGGGCAGCCGACCGACCCCGCGGACGCGGTGCGCGGCTTCCTCACCGCCCTCGGCGCCGACCCCGACGGCCTGCCCGCGGACCTGGACGCCCTGGCCGGGTCGTACCGGGGTCTGGTGGCCGGGCGGCGCGTGCTGGTGGTGCTGGACAACGCCGCCACCGCCGACCAGGTCGTCCCGCTGCTGCCCGGCACGCCCACGTGCACCGTGCTGGTCACCGGCCGCACCACCCTGCCCTCCCTGATCGACCGGTACGGCGCCCGCCACCTGCACCTGGACGTCCTCACCCCCGCCGAGGCCCGAACCCTGCTCGCCGCCCGCCTCGGCGGCCGGCTGACCGACGACACCGTGACCGACGACCTGGTCGAGCTGTGCGGGCGCCACCCGCTCGCCCTGGCGATCACCGCCCGCCACGCCGCCACCCACCCGCGCGTCCCGCTCGCCGAACTCGCCGCCGAGCTGCGCGACCTGGGCCTGGAAGCGCTCGACCACGACACGGACCCGGCCGCCAGCCTGCCCGCCGTGCTCTCGTGGTCCCTGCGCCGCCTCACCGACGAGCAGCGGCGGGTGTTCGCGCTGCTCGGCACCGCCCCCGGCCCCGACATCGACCTGCCCGCCGCCACCTCGCTCACCGGTCTGCCGCCGGCCCGGACGCGCAAGGCCCTGCACACCCTGGAGGACGCCTCCCTGCTCGACCGGCGCCCGCACGGCCGCTACGCGATGCACGACCTGGTCCGCGCCTACGCCGCCACCACGGCCCACGACCTGCCCGAACCGGTGCGGCGGGCGGCGCTGGACCGGGTGGTCGACCACTACCTGCACACGTCCCACACGGCCGAACACCTCCTGCAGCCCCACCGCCCGCCGATCCGGCTCGCCCCGCCCGCCCCCGGGACCGACCCCGAGCCGCTGCCCGACCACGCCGCCGCGCTGACCTGGCTGGACACCCACCACCCCCACCTGCTCGCCGCCCAGCGCACCGCCGCCGCCCACCACCGCCACCAGACCGTCTGGCACCTGGCCTGGACCCTCTACACCTTCCAGCGCCGGCGCGGGCACCGCCACGACGCGCTGGCGGTGTGGCGGACGGCCGTCGAGGCCGCCGAGCGGCTGCCCGACCCCGTCGCCCGCATCCGCAGCCACCGGCTCCTCGGTGACGCCCACGCCGACCTCGGGCAGCACGAGCGGGCCATCGGGCACCTGCACCGGGCGCTCGAACTGGCCGAGCACCACCACGACCCCCTGGAGCAGGCGCTGACCCACCACATCCTCGCGCCGGTGTGGGGGCGGTCGGGGGACGACCGGCGGGCCCTGGAGCACTCCCGCCGCGCCCTGGAGTGCTACCGCGCCGTCGGGCGGCCCGCGTGGGTGGCCTCCGCGCTCAACCTGGTGGGCTGGTACGCCGCCCGCCTGGGCGACCACGACACCGCCCGCGACCACTGCCGGGCCGCGCTGGCCCTGCACCGCCGCCACCGCTACCCCGAGGGCGAGGCGGCCACCCTCGACAGCCTGGGCTACGTCGAACACCTCACCGGGCACCACCGGCGGGCCGTCGACCACTACCGGCGGGCGCTCGCGCTGTACCGCACCCTGGGCAACGCCGCCGAGACCGCCACCACCCTGGACAACCTCGGCCACCCCCTCGCCGCCCTGGGCCGACCCGACCGGGCCCGCGCCGCGTGGCGGGAGGCGCTGGAGCTGTTGCGGCAGCAGGGCCGCGACGCCGAGGCCGAACGCGTCCGGCGGCAGCTCGACGACCTCGGGCCGGCACCGGGGGAGGACGGGCGCGACGACGGGTGA
- a CDS encoding LacI family DNA-binding transcriptional regulator: MGSPVSIRDVATRAKVSVGTVSNVLNRPEVVAPATRERVLGAIEELGFVRNDAARQLRSGTPRAIGLVVLDVGNPFFTDVARGVEDTASDAGHAVILCNSDESAQREARHVELLAEQRVHGVLITPVDTDLAAVRRLRARGMSVVLLDHPTDEPDLCSVAVDDRAGGELALTHLLAEGYGRIVMVNGPSHIHQARQRLEGALDAVRKAGRAESVLEELKVPALNVASGQRAAEQLLARSTRPDAVFCANDLLALGVLQVLVRAGVRVPDEIAIVGYDDIDFAAAAAVPLTSVRQPRQLIGRTAAELVIAETMTPGEHRHRHVLFAPELVVRDSSRKVRR, encoded by the coding sequence GTGGGGTCACCGGTGAGCATTCGCGACGTGGCGACGCGCGCGAAGGTGTCCGTGGGCACCGTCTCCAACGTCCTGAACCGCCCCGAGGTCGTCGCGCCGGCGACCCGCGAGCGCGTGCTGGGCGCGATCGAGGAACTGGGCTTCGTGCGCAACGACGCCGCCCGCCAACTGCGCTCGGGCACGCCGCGCGCCATCGGCCTGGTGGTGCTGGACGTGGGCAACCCGTTCTTCACCGACGTGGCGCGCGGCGTGGAGGACACCGCCAGCGACGCCGGGCACGCGGTCATCCTGTGCAACAGCGACGAGTCGGCCCAGCGCGAGGCCAGGCACGTGGAGCTGCTGGCCGAGCAGCGGGTGCACGGCGTGCTGATCACCCCCGTGGACACCGACCTGGCCGCGGTGCGCAGGCTGCGCGCCCGGGGCATGTCGGTGGTGCTGCTCGACCACCCGACCGACGAGCCGGACCTGTGCTCGGTGGCGGTGGACGACCGGGCGGGCGGCGAGCTGGCGCTGACCCACCTGCTGGCCGAGGGCTACGGGCGGATCGTGATGGTCAACGGGCCCTCGCACATCCACCAGGCCCGGCAGCGGCTGGAGGGCGCGCTGGACGCGGTGCGCAAGGCGGGGCGGGCGGAGTCGGTGCTGGAGGAGCTGAAGGTGCCCGCGCTCAACGTGGCCAGCGGGCAGCGCGCGGCCGAGCAGCTGCTGGCCCGCTCCACCCGGCCGGACGCGGTGTTCTGCGCCAACGACCTGCTCGCGCTGGGCGTGCTCCAGGTGCTGGTGCGGGCCGGGGTGCGGGTGCCCGACGAGATCGCCATCGTCGGCTACGACGACATCGACTTCGCCGCGGCCGCGGCCGTGCCGCTGACCTCGGTGCGCCAGCCCCGGCAGCTGATCGGCCGCACCGCCGCGGAGCTGGTGATCGCGGAGACCATGACGCCGGGGGAGCACCGGCACCGGCACGTGCTGTTCGCCCCGGAGCTGGTGGTGCGCGACTCCAGCCGGAAGGTCCGCCGTTGA
- a CDS encoding rhamnogalacturonan lyase family protein, translating to MLTNSFRVRAIAAATAISALTGGLVVAGVASAAPGCGVDYVVQNRWEGGFSANVTIRNVGDPVDGWRLVWDFPGAERFAQGWNAEFAASGASVTASNVDWNRAIPTGGAVSFGFNGTTTGTSVGVPTSFTLNGTPCTGVAPTTTTTTTATSTTTTTTTTNGPAPSDPTGRKQAERLDRGVISIRSGSANLVSWRLLAGDPRDVGFNVYRGGTKVNSSPITASTNYLDSGAAADASYTVRAVVGGVEQPASPASLSFGSGYLDVPIQSPGSTYSANDASVGDLDGDGDYEFVLKWDPADAKDNSQSGVTGNVYVDAYRLDGTRLWRIDLGRNIRAGAHYTQFQVYDYDGDGRAEVAMKTADGTRDGRGTVIGSASADYRNSSGYILSGPEFLTMFNGLTGAAVSTVNYDPPRGTVSSWGDSYGNRVDRFLAGTAYLDGARPSLIMARGYYTRAVIAAWDFRNGQLTKRWTFDSNASGNSGYAGQGNHALSIADVDQDGRDEIVYGAAAIDDNGRGLWTTGLGHGDAAHVGDLDPSRPGLEYFKVSEDTSKPGSWFADARTGQRLWTTASGSDNGRGVSGDIYAGSPGAESWSSADGSLRSPSGANVGRKPSSTNFLIWWDGDPTRELLDQTRVDKYGTGGDTRLLTGSGVHSNNGTKATPSLSGDILGDWREEVVWPTSDNTALRVYATPNQTDRRIPTLMHDTMYRVAIAWQNTAYNQPPHPSFHIGNGMATPPWPDVYYAG from the coding sequence GTGCTCACCAACTCGTTCAGGGTGCGGGCGATCGCTGCCGCCACGGCGATCAGCGCGCTGACGGGCGGCCTGGTGGTCGCGGGGGTGGCCTCCGCCGCCCCGGGCTGCGGCGTCGACTACGTGGTGCAGAACAGGTGGGAGGGCGGGTTCTCCGCCAACGTCACGATCAGGAACGTGGGCGACCCGGTCGACGGCTGGCGCCTGGTGTGGGACTTCCCCGGCGCCGAGCGGTTCGCGCAGGGCTGGAACGCGGAGTTCGCCGCCTCGGGCGCGAGCGTGACCGCGTCCAACGTGGACTGGAACCGCGCGATCCCGACCGGTGGCGCGGTGTCGTTCGGCTTCAACGGCACGACGACCGGCACCAGCGTGGGCGTGCCCACGTCGTTCACGCTCAACGGCACCCCGTGCACCGGCGTCGCGCCGACCACGACCACCACGACGACCGCCACGTCCACGACCACCACGACCACCACGACCAACGGCCCCGCGCCGAGCGACCCGACGGGCCGCAAGCAGGCCGAGCGGCTGGACCGGGGCGTGATCAGCATCCGGTCGGGCAGCGCGAACCTGGTGAGCTGGCGGTTGCTGGCCGGCGACCCGAGGGACGTCGGGTTCAACGTCTACCGGGGTGGTACGAAGGTCAACTCCTCACCGATCACCGCCTCGACGAACTACCTGGACAGCGGCGCGGCCGCCGACGCCTCCTACACCGTGCGCGCGGTCGTGGGCGGGGTGGAGCAGCCCGCCTCGCCGGCCTCGCTGTCGTTCGGCTCGGGCTACCTGGACGTGCCGATCCAGTCCCCGGGCAGCACCTACAGCGCCAACGACGCCAGCGTCGGCGACCTCGACGGCGACGGCGACTACGAGTTCGTGCTCAAGTGGGACCCGGCGGACGCCAAGGACAACTCGCAGAGCGGCGTGACCGGCAACGTCTACGTCGACGCCTACCGCCTGGACGGCACCCGGCTGTGGCGCATCGACCTCGGCCGCAACATCCGGGCGGGCGCGCACTACACCCAGTTCCAGGTCTACGACTACGACGGCGACGGCCGGGCCGAGGTGGCGATGAAGACCGCCGACGGCACCCGCGACGGCCGCGGCACCGTGATCGGCAGCGCGAGCGCCGACTACCGCAACTCCAGCGGCTACATCCTGTCCGGTCCGGAGTTCCTGACCATGTTCAACGGCCTGACCGGCGCGGCCGTGTCGACGGTGAACTACGACCCGCCGCGCGGCACGGTCTCGTCGTGGGGCGACAGCTACGGCAACCGCGTGGACCGGTTCCTGGCGGGCACCGCGTACCTGGACGGCGCCCGCCCGTCGTTGATCATGGCGCGCGGCTACTACACCCGCGCGGTCATCGCGGCCTGGGACTTCCGCAACGGGCAGCTCACCAAGCGCTGGACGTTCGACTCCAACGCCTCGGGCAACTCCGGCTACGCGGGCCAGGGCAACCACGCCCTGAGCATCGCCGACGTCGACCAGGACGGCCGGGACGAGATCGTCTACGGCGCCGCCGCGATCGACGACAACGGCCGCGGCCTGTGGACCACCGGCCTCGGGCACGGCGATGCCGCCCACGTCGGCGACCTGGACCCGTCGCGGCCGGGCCTGGAGTACTTCAAGGTCTCCGAGGACACCTCCAAGCCGGGGTCCTGGTTCGCCGACGCCCGCACCGGGCAGCGGCTGTGGACCACCGCGTCGGGCAGCGACAACGGCCGCGGCGTGTCCGGTGACATCTACGCGGGCAGCCCCGGCGCCGAGTCCTGGTCCAGCGCCGACGGCAGCCTGCGCAGCCCCTCCGGCGCCAACGTCGGCCGCAAGCCGTCCTCGACCAACTTCCTGATCTGGTGGGACGGCGACCCCACCCGGGAACTGCTCGACCAGACCCGCGTCGACAAGTACGGCACCGGCGGCGACACCCGCCTGCTCACCGGTTCGGGGGTCCACTCCAACAACGGCACCAAGGCCACCCCGTCCCTGTCCGGTGACATCCTGGGCGACTGGCGCGAGGAGGTCGTCTGGCCCACCAGCGACAACACCGCGCTGCGCGTCTACGCCACGCCGAACCAGACCGACCGGCGCATCCCGACCCTGATGCACGACACCATGTACCGGGTCGCCATCGCCTGGCAGAACACCGCCTACAACCAGCCGCCGCACCCGAGCTTCCACATCGGCAACGGCATGGCCACCCCGCCGTGGCCGGACGTGTACTACGCGGGCTAG
- a CDS encoding peptidase inhibitor family I36 protein, producing the protein MKRVLLLLAGVALLLFGSAVAANAEPVERTVDEVSAMAAPAGCDLGNVCFWVNSGYRDGPGQLAGTNNDWRVFAHGSCPGDTWNNCASSVYNHGRSCWAYLWDGFNRTLGTLGNIGLNREVGISNLADWGFNDAASSNSWSNCV; encoded by the coding sequence ATGAAACGCGTTCTGCTCCTGCTCGCGGGGGTCGCACTCCTGCTGTTCGGCTCGGCCGTGGCGGCGAACGCCGAGCCGGTCGAGCGCACGGTCGACGAGGTGTCGGCCATGGCGGCGCCCGCCGGCTGCGACCTCGGCAACGTCTGCTTCTGGGTCAACAGCGGGTACCGCGACGGGCCGGGCCAACTGGCCGGCACCAACAACGACTGGCGCGTGTTCGCCCACGGCAGCTGCCCGGGCGACACCTGGAACAACTGCGCGTCCTCCGTCTACAACCACGGCAGGTCCTGCTGGGCCTACCTGTGGGACGGCTTCAACCGGACGCTCGGCACGCTGGGCAACATCGGCCTCAACCGCGAGGTCGGCATCTCCAACCTGGCCGACTGGGGCTTCAACGACGCGGCCAGCTCCAACTCCTGGTCCAACTGCGTCTGA
- a CDS encoding AfsR/SARP family transcriptional regulator, whose translation MGVELRLLGDVSCLVRGIALDVGHRRQRSVLAALLVDANRPVPVDALIDRIWAEKPPVRVRTTLYGYVHHLRRALDATAEARVVSRPEGYCLAVDPAAVDVHRFRQLAERARADDDQALFDAALGLWRGEPFAGLESPWFDAVREHLLQERLAVEMDRNDAALRGGRHHRLLPTLFAMAEEHPLDERLAHQFMLAAYRSGRQDEALRRFDAIRARLADELGTDPGSTLRALHHRILTGDPELRQQVVARRPVPRQLPTPPRLFVGRTDELGALDRCLTAGSDACPAAAIAVVHGPRGIGKTALALRWAQARTHLFPDGQLYADLGGAHGDPAAALRGFLDALGVAPGAVPPDPGVRAALYRSLVAGRRVLVMVDDVADCGQVLPLLPGSAANTVLITSPAPLTDLVATHGAHCVGLGALGHGESRQLLAGHLGEQRVAAEPAAVVAVLSRSAGVPSALSRAAARALARPDLRLSAVDAEFDRPSTGHTTTLRRRVRRRPATLSPRRS comes from the coding sequence GTGGGGGTTGAACTCAGGCTGCTGGGGGACGTGTCCTGCCTGGTCCGCGGGATCGCGCTGGACGTGGGCCACCGGCGTCAGCGCAGCGTGCTGGCCGCGTTGCTGGTCGACGCGAACCGGCCGGTGCCGGTGGACGCGCTGATCGACCGGATCTGGGCGGAGAAGCCGCCGGTGCGGGTGCGCACCACGTTGTACGGGTACGTCCACCACCTGCGGCGGGCGCTGGACGCCACCGCCGAGGCGCGGGTGGTGAGCAGGCCGGAGGGCTACTGCCTCGCCGTGGACCCGGCGGCGGTGGACGTGCACCGGTTCCGGCAGTTGGCCGAGCGGGCGCGTGCCGACGACGACCAGGCGCTGTTCGACGCGGCGCTGGGGCTGTGGCGGGGCGAGCCGTTCGCGGGGCTGGAGTCGCCGTGGTTCGACGCGGTGCGCGAGCACCTGCTCCAGGAGCGGCTGGCCGTGGAGATGGATCGCAACGACGCGGCGCTGCGCGGCGGGCGGCACCACCGGCTGCTCCCGACGCTGTTCGCGATGGCCGAGGAGCACCCGCTGGACGAGCGGCTGGCCCACCAGTTCATGCTCGCCGCCTACCGCAGCGGGCGGCAGGACGAGGCGCTGCGGCGGTTCGACGCGATCCGCGCCCGCCTGGCCGACGAGCTGGGCACCGACCCGGGGTCGACGCTGCGGGCGCTGCACCACCGCATCCTCACCGGCGACCCGGAGCTGCGGCAGCAGGTGGTGGCGCGCCGGCCCGTGCCGCGCCAACTGCCGACGCCGCCCCGGCTGTTCGTCGGCCGCACCGACGAGCTGGGGGCGCTGGACCGCTGCCTGACCGCGGGGTCCGACGCCTGCCCGGCCGCGGCGATCGCGGTGGTGCACGGGCCTCGCGGCATCGGCAAGACCGCGCTGGCGCTGCGGTGGGCGCAGGCGCGGACGCACCTGTTCCCCGACGGCCAGTTGTACGCCGACCTGGGTGGTGCGCACGGTGACCCGGCCGCGGCGCTGCGCGGCTTCCTCGACGCGCTCGGCGTCGCGCCCGGCGCGGTGCCGCCGGACCCCGGGGTGCGCGCGGCGCTGTACCGCAGCCTGGTCGCGGGCAGGCGGGTGCTGGTGATGGTCGACGACGTGGCCGACTGCGGGCAGGTGCTGCCGCTGCTGCCCGGCAGCGCGGCGAACACCGTGCTGATCACCAGCCCCGCCCCGCTGACCGACCTGGTCGCCACGCACGGCGCGCACTGCGTCGGGCTGGGCGCGCTGGGGCACGGCGAGTCCCGGCAGCTGCTGGCCGGCCACCTCGGCGAGCAGCGGGTCGCCGCGGAACCCGCGGCGGTCGTGGCGGTGCTGTCGCGCAGCGCGGGCGTGCCCTCGGCGCTGAGCCGGGCGGCGGCGCGGGCGCTGGCGCGGCCGGACCTGCGCCTGTCCGCGGTGGACGCCGAGTTCGACCGCCCGAGCACCGGGCACACCACGACGCTGCGCCGCCGGGTGCGGCGCAGACCGGCGACGCTCTCGCCGCGGCGTTCCTGA